The Pseudomonas fluorescens nucleotide sequence CCGACGCACTGGCCAGCGGGTGACCGGCGCGGGCCACCACGCGCATCTGCTCGTCGCTGTCGAACAACTCGATGTTCAGCTCGTGGCTGTCGCTCTGGTCCGGCAGGCGCCCGACCACCAGATCGAAATCACCGCGCAGCAACGACGGCAACAAGGTGTCACTGGTGCCGACCTCCAACGAAATGCGCACCTTCGGATGCTCGCGCTTGTAGGCCAGCACCGCCTGGGTCAACAGCCCCGGCACCGGGCCCATGACGCTACCGACCCGCACCAGGCCTGAAGCACCGCGGGCCAATTCGGCGATTTGCGCCTGGGCGTGCTCGAACTCATGCAGGGCACCCTGGGCATAACGGATCATCACCTCGCCATACAGCGTCGGCTGCATGCCCCGTGGCAAGCGCTCGAACAGACGCACGCCAAGGCGCTCTTCCAGTTGCTGCAGCAACAGGCTGGCCGCCGGTTGCGTGGTGTGCATCGCCGCCGCGGCGCGGCGCAGGTTGCCGAACTCGCCCAGGGCATTGAGCAAGGTGATCTGCCGGCTGGAAATCTTCAGCACGCCAAGGTTGGCCGGCGCCGGTGGCTGGGCTTTGTCGGTCAGAGACATATCAAATCCGGTATCCCTACTTAGGAATTGGCGATTATGCCTGTATCGCTCGGCAACCTACAGTCAGGTCTCCATGTGCCAACCCAGAACAAGAGCCCGCCATGAGCATACGCATTACCCACCTGAGCGTTCGCGACATTCGTTTCCCCACCTCGCTGTCGCTGGACGGCTCCGACGCGATGAACAGCGCCCCGGACTATTCGGCCTCCTATGTCGTGCTGCACACCGACACCGCCGGCCTGGAAGGCCATGGCCTGACCTTCACCATCGGCCGCGGCAACGAGATCTGCGTGGCGGCCGTGCAATCGCTGGCGCCACTGATCGAAGGCAAGACCCTGGAAGAAATCGTCGCCGACATGGGCGCCTTCTGGCACCACTTCACCGCCGGTGACAGCCAGTTGCGCTGGCTTGGCCCGGAAAAAGGCGTGATTCACCTGGCCACCGCCGCCATCGTCAATGCCGTGTGGGACCTGTGGGCCAAGCACGAAGGCAAGCCGGTGTGGAAGCTGCTGGCTGACATGACCCCGGAGCAACTGGTGCGCTGCCTGGACTTCAGCTATGTCACCGACGTGCTCACCCCCGAAGAAGCCATCGCCCTGCTGCGCCGCCAGGTGCCTGGCAAGGCCCAGCGCGAGGCGCAGATGTTGCGCGAAGGCTACCCCGGCTACACCACTGCGCCCGGCTGGCTTGGCTATAGCGAAGAGAAAATGCGCCAACTGGCCCGGGAGGCGATCGCCGAAGGCTGGACCCACATCAAGCAGAAAATCGGCGCCAACCTCGAAGACGATATCCGCCGCGCCAGCATCCTGCGCGACGAAATGGGCTGGGAGCGCACCCTGATGATGGACGCCAACCAGGTCTGGAGCGTCGATGAGTCGGTGGCCAACATGCGCCGCCTGGCGGCGTTCGAGCCGCTGTGGATCGAAGAGCCAACCAGCCCTGACGACATCCTCGGCCACGCCGCCATCCGTAAGCGCATCGCACCGATCGGCGTCGCCACCG carries:
- a CDS encoding LysR family transcriptional regulator, whose amino-acid sequence is MSLTDKAQPPAPANLGVLKISSRQITLLNALGEFGNLRRAAAAMHTTQPAASLLLQQLEERLGVRLFERLPRGMQPTLYGEVMIRYAQGALHEFEHAQAQIAELARGASGLVRVGSVMGPVPGLLTQAVLAYKREHPKVRISLEVGTSDTLLPSLLRGDFDLVVGRLPDQSDSHELNIELFDSDEQMRVVARAGHPLASASALALADLVELTWILHPIGSPMRRRVENALQAAGMVQSLDIVETASILATTAMLEASDMIAVVPNDVAEHYARYAMVAILPVELPISMVNLGLLTLRSRPRSVALETLLHYLRAQ
- a CDS encoding L-fuconate dehydratase, producing MSIRITHLSVRDIRFPTSLSLDGSDAMNSAPDYSASYVVLHTDTAGLEGHGLTFTIGRGNEICVAAVQSLAPLIEGKTLEEIVADMGAFWHHFTAGDSQLRWLGPEKGVIHLATAAIVNAVWDLWAKHEGKPVWKLLADMTPEQLVRCLDFSYVTDVLTPEEAIALLRRQVPGKAQREAQMLREGYPGYTTAPGWLGYSEEKMRQLAREAIAEGWTHIKQKIGANLEDDIRRASILRDEMGWERTLMMDANQVWSVDESVANMRRLAAFEPLWIEEPTSPDDILGHAAIRKRIAPIGVATGEHCHNRVMFKQMFQAGALDFCQLDAARLGGLNEVLIVLLMAAKYDVPVCPHGGGVGLCEYVQNIALFDYIAVSASLHNRVLEYVDHLHEHFLDPVVIRRGRYMPPQRPGYSIEMHAQTLERYQYPDGAVWLDINRA